The genomic interval GCCCATGCGGTGGAGGGTGGGGGCGCGGTTGAGCATCACCGGGTGCTGATCGATCACCTCCTCGAGGATGTCCCAGACCTCCGGGTCACGCCGCTCGAGCATCTTCTTGGCGCTCTTGATCGTGTCGGCGAGGCCGTGGTCCTTGAGCTTGGCGATGATGAACGGCTGGAACAGCTCCAGCGCGATCTTCTTGGGCAGCCCGCACTGGTGCAGCTTCAGCTCGGGCCCGACGACGATGACCGACCGCGCGGAGTAGTCGACGCGCTTGCCCAGCAGGTTCTCGCGGAAGCGGCCCTGCTTGCCCTTGATCATGTCGGTCAGCGACTTGAGCGGGCGGTTGGAGGCGCCGAGCACCGGGCGGCGGCAGCGTCCGTTGTCGAAGAGCGCGTCCACCGACTGCTGCAGCATCCGCTTCTCGTTGCGGATGATGACCTCGGGCGCGTTCAGGTCCATCAGCTTCTTCAGCCGGTTGTTCCGGTTGATGATGCGGCGGTACAGGTCGTTCAGGTCGCTGGTGGCGAAGTTGCCCGAGTCCAGCAGAACCAGCGGGCGGAGGTCCGGCGGGATCACCGGCACCACGTCCATGACCATCCACGTCGGATCGTTCTCGGAGCCACGGATCTGCTCCACGATCTTGAGGCGCTTGGAGAGGTCCTTGGTCTTCTGCTTGGAGCGCGTGGCCTCCAGATCCGCCCGCAGCTCGGCCGCGGTGGCGTGCAGGTCGAGCTCGGCGAGGAGCTCCTTGATGGCCTCGGCGCCCATCATGGCGGTGAAGCCCGAGCCGTACTCGCTGGCGTACTGGCGGTACTCGTCCTCGGTGATGACCTGCTGCATCTTCAGCGGGGTGTCGCCGGGGTCCGTAACCACGTAGTCCTGGAAGTAGATGACCTTCTCCAGGTCGCTGGTCTTCATGCCCAGCAGATTGCCCAGGTGCGAGGGGATCGCCTTGAAGAACCAGATGTGGACGATCGGCGCGGCGAGGTTCAGGTGGCCCATCCGCTTGCGCCGGACGCGGCTGTGCGTGACCTTCACGTTGCAGCGGTCGCAGATGATGCCCTTGTACTTCGTGCCCTTGTACTTTCCGCAGGCGCACTCGTAGTCCTTTTCGGGCCCGAAGATCCGCTCGCAGAACAGCCCGTCCTTCTCAGGCTTGTACGTGCGGTAGTTGATCGTCTCGGGCTTCTTGACCTCGCCGTAGGACCAGGCCCGGATGTCGTTGGGGCTGGCGAGGTTGATCTTGACCGCGGAGTAGTCGTTGACGCGGTCGTAAAGCTGTTCGCTGTTCTGCTGCTGCATAGGAATCTCCCTTCGGGAGGGTTTGAGCTGGGTTGGGGGCCTGCGGGTTGCCGCGGACCGTGTGCCGTTGGGCGGTTCAGGAGCCACGGTCCGCGGGTGGGGAGGTGGCGGTGGCATGACTCGCCCCGCGGAGCGGGGCGAGTCCAAAGGACTCACAGGAAGCTCGCGCTGCCGTCGTCGTCTTTCTTTTCCATGGTGATGTTGAGCCCGAGGCCGCGGACCTCGTTGCAGAGGACGTCGAAGGCGACGGGCATGCCGGCCTCGAGGGTGTTGTTCCCGCGAACCATCGACTCGTAGATCTTGGTCCGGCCCTCGACGTCGTCGGACTTCACCGTCAGGAGCTCCTGGAGGATGTACGCCGCGCCGTAGGCCTCCAGGGCCCAGACCTCCATCTCGCCGAACCGCTGACCGCCCGTGCGCGCCTTGCCGCCGAGGGGCTGCTGGGTGATGAGGCTGTACGGCCCCGTCGCCCGGGCGTGGATCTTGTCGTCGACGAGGTGGTGCAGCTTGATGATGTACATGAAGCCGACCGTGGTCTTCTGGTCGAAGGGCTCGCCGGTGCGGCCGTCGAACAGCTGGATCTTGCCCGAGGGCGGCATGTGGGCGAGCAGCTCGCGCGGCCCGTGGGCGCCGCCGGTCTCCGCCAGGCGCTTCTGGACGTAGCCGTTGGCTTCCTCGATCGCCTCGAACACCTCGGCCTCGGTCGCACCGTCGAAGACGGGCGTGATGGCCTGGAAGCCGAGGACCTTGGCGGCCCAGCCCAGGTGGGTCTCGAGCACCTGGCCGACGTTCATCCGCTTGCCGATGCCCAGCGGGTTGAGCAGGATGTCCACGGGCGTGCCGTCCTCGAGGTACGGCATGTCCTGCTCGGGGACGATCCGCGAGATGACGCCCTTGTTGCCGTGGCGGCCGGCCATCTTGTCGCCGACCGACAGCGGCCGCTTGGTGGCGAGGTAGACCTTCACCATCTCCAACACGCCCGAGGACAGCTCATCGCCGCGCTTCATGTGGGCGAGCCGCCGGTCACGCTCCTTCTGCAGGCCCTCGATCCGCGGCCAGAATTGGGCGTAGAGCTTCTCGGCGTCCTCGCGGACCTCCTTGGCTCCCTTGACCCACTTCATGTTGAAGTCGGCGATCTGCTCCATCACGACCTCGGTGATGTCGCTCTGGCCGACCTTCTGACGGGTCGACGGGTCGACCATCTCGGTGCCGGTGGTTTCGTTGACCTGCTGCACGAACTCGCGGAACAGGGCGACCGCCTGGTCGTCCATGCTCTGCTCGTACTCGCGCATCTCCCGCTTGAGCGCCTTCTTCTGGTCGTCGCTCTGGTGCATCCGGCGGCTGAACCGCTTGGAGCCGATCACCACGCCCTCGGTGCCTGAGGGCACCTCCAGCGAGTCGTTCTTCACGTCCTCGCCGGCGCGGCCGAAGATGGCGTGCAAGAGCTTTTCCTCGGGGGTCAGCTCGCTCTTGCTCTTGGGGCTCACCTTGCCAACGAGGATGTCGCCGGGGCGGACGTAGGCACCCGTGCGGATGACGCCCTCCTCGTCGAGCATCGCGAGCATCTTCTCGGAGACGTTGGGGATGTCGCGGGTGAACTCCTCGCGGCCGAGCTTGGTCTCGCGGATCTCCACGTCGAACTCGTCGATGTGGATGGACGTGAAGACGTCCTCCTTCACAAGCCGCTCGGAGATCACGATCGCGTCCTCGAAGTTGTAGCCGTCGAAGGTGTTGAAGGCGATCAAGCAGTTCTTGCCCAGCGCCAGCTGGCCCTCGAGGGTGGCGGCGCCGTCGGCGATGATCTGGCCCTCCTCCACCTCGTCGCCGAGCTCGACGATGGGCTTTTGGTTTTGGCAGGTCCGCTCGTTGAGGCCCACGAACTTCCGCAGCGGGTACTCGTCGGCGTTGTTGACGATGATCTTCATCGCGTCGACGTAGGTGACCGAGCCGGCGTTGCGGGCCCGGACGACCATGCCCGAGTGCTTCGGGATCTCCCGCTCCATGCCGGTGCCGACGCACGGCGGATCGACCTTGATGAGCGGCACGGCCTGCCGCTGCATGTTCGAGCCCATGAGGGCGCGGTTCGCGTCGTCGTGCTCGAGGAAGGGGATCATCGCCGCCGAGACGCCGACGATCTGCTTGGGGCTGATGTCGACGTAGTCGATCTGGTCGGGGGACACCTGGGCGAGGTCGCCCTCGACGCGGGCCAGCAGGTTGCCGGACTTCAGCTTGCCGGAGTCGTCGACGGAGTCGGCGGGGCCGAGGGTCAGGCGCATCTCCTCGTCCGCGCGGAGGTAGTGGGTCCGCTCCTCGACCGTGCCCGCCTTGAGCGCACCGTTCTCGATGCGCTGGTAGGGCGTCAGGAGGAAGCCGTAGTCATCCACCTTGGAGAAGATGCCGAGGCTGGCGATCAAGCCGATGTTCGTGCCTTCCGGCGTCTCGATCGGGCAGATGCGGCCGTAGTGGCTGATGTGCACGTCGCGGACCTCGAAGCCCGCCCGCTTGCGGTTCAGCCCGCCGGGGCCCAGCGCCGAGAGCCGCCGCTCGTGGGTGAGCTGCGAGAGCGGGTTGGTCTGGTCGACGACCTGCGACAGCTCGCCGCGGCCGAAGAAGTGGTCCACCGCGGAGCTGATGCTCTTGGAGTTGATGAGGTCGGCGACCTTGGTCAGCTCGTCGGGGTCCTTGGAGGCCATCCGCTCCTGCACGGTGCGGCGGAGCTTCAGGAAGCCCTTCCGCATCTCCTCCACCGCGAGCTCGTCGAGCGTGCGGAGGCGGCGGTTGCCCAGGTGGTCGATGTCGTCGATGTGGGCCTTGTTGCGGTTCGCCCGCAGGTCCAGCAGGTAGTTGATGACCGCGAGGAAGTCCTGGCT from Phycisphaera mikurensis NBRC 102666 carries:
- the rpoB gene encoding DNA-directed RNA polymerase subunit beta produces the protein MPTPETPPVRDYAKRGDALPVPHLTVVQQASYRRFLQEDKAPDQRDPTLGLEALMREVFPIVSYDETMQIDYLDYKLEEARYTPDECRELRLTYGMPFRIGVRLSRQDNPNLVDEEIYLGELPILMGGGEFIINGAERVIVNQLHRSPGVDFSIASSEADRPLHSARVIPERGSWIELEVSKKDVLQMRIDQSTKIPATTFLRALDEDFSTTEKLIEAFYETESIRVTELTAEHFVAKAVIDEDTGEELLPIGARVGDRLDGIVASDLKTIEVIAGAADELILNTIADEKQAHLPEDMQVSEHEAALLALYARLRPGNPPQVEKARSLFEEKFYDENRYRLGKVGRFRINRKFEEVDIPEDVMRLTSQDFLAVINYLLDLRANRNKAHIDDIDHLGNRRLRTLDELAVEEMRKGFLKLRRTVQERMASKDPDELTKVADLINSKSISSAVDHFFGRGELSQVVDQTNPLSQLTHERRLSALGPGGLNRKRAGFEVRDVHISHYGRICPIETPEGTNIGLIASLGIFSKVDDYGFLLTPYQRIENGALKAGTVEERTHYLRADEEMRLTLGPADSVDDSGKLKSGNLLARVEGDLAQVSPDQIDYVDISPKQIVGVSAAMIPFLEHDDANRALMGSNMQRQAVPLIKVDPPCVGTGMEREIPKHSGMVVRARNAGSVTYVDAMKIIVNNADEYPLRKFVGLNERTCQNQKPIVELGDEVEEGQIIADGAATLEGQLALGKNCLIAFNTFDGYNFEDAIVISERLVKEDVFTSIHIDEFDVEIRETKLGREEFTRDIPNVSEKMLAMLDEEGVIRTGAYVRPGDILVGKVSPKSKSELTPEEKLLHAIFGRAGEDVKNDSLEVPSGTEGVVIGSKRFSRRMHQSDDQKKALKREMREYEQSMDDQAVALFREFVQQVNETTGTEMVDPSTRQKVGQSDITEVVMEQIADFNMKWVKGAKEVREDAEKLYAQFWPRIEGLQKERDRRLAHMKRGDELSSGVLEMVKVYLATKRPLSVGDKMAGRHGNKGVISRIVPEQDMPYLEDGTPVDILLNPLGIGKRMNVGQVLETHLGWAAKVLGFQAITPVFDGATEAEVFEAIEEANGYVQKRLAETGGAHGPRELLAHMPPSGKIQLFDGRTGEPFDQKTTVGFMYIIKLHHLVDDKIHARATGPYSLITQQPLGGKARTGGQRFGEMEVWALEAYGAAYILQELLTVKSDDVEGRTKIYESMVRGNNTLEAGMPVAFDVLCNEVRGLGLNITMEKKDDDGSASFL